A single window of Gemmatimonadota bacterium DNA harbors:
- a CDS encoding MFS transporter, translating into MRSLRGRNLRVFFAGQGVSLIGTWMQQLGMSWLVYRLTGSSVLLGVMAFSSQVPSLFLAPLAGAAADRWSRYRLVVAAQAGSMVLALVLATLVLSDRIEIWHLITFALLSGILSGIDIPARQSLLVSLVESPEDLPNAIALNSSMFNAARLVGPSVAGVLIGLVGEGPVFLINGLSYVAVLVALSTIRVPRLPRRDQASILQSLRAGWRYAAGFAPIRALLLLLAGVSMVGIPYTVLLPVFAADVFGGNASTLGLLTSSAATGALAGTLFLASRDSIRGIGTLIAQACGLFGVGLIGFSLARTPWTGSLLLVFAGFGVIVTTAGINTVLQTLVEEEMRGRVMSLYTVAFVGLSPFGSLTGGWLAAHLGAPVTVALGGAGCLVLSAWFARVLPALREEARPVLVARGVLPEVAEGVSTATWFRLRN; encoded by the coding sequence TTGAGGTCGCTGCGCGGCCGCAACCTGCGCGTCTTCTTCGCAGGCCAGGGTGTCTCGTTGATCGGCACCTGGATGCAGCAGCTCGGGATGAGCTGGCTCGTCTACCGCCTGACGGGCTCGTCGGTGCTGCTGGGCGTCATGGCATTCTCCAGCCAGGTCCCGTCGTTGTTCCTGGCCCCCCTGGCCGGCGCCGCCGCCGATCGCTGGAGCCGGTACCGGCTGGTGGTGGCCGCACAGGCGGGATCGATGGTCCTCGCGCTTGTGCTCGCCACGCTCGTGCTCTCGGACCGCATCGAGATCTGGCACCTGATCACGTTCGCGCTGCTGTCCGGCATCCTGTCGGGGATCGACATCCCCGCACGGCAATCCCTGCTGGTCAGCCTGGTGGAGTCGCCGGAGGATCTGCCGAACGCCATCGCGCTCAACTCCTCCATGTTCAATGCGGCGCGGCTGGTGGGACCCTCCGTCGCGGGCGTGCTCATCGGCCTGGTGGGCGAGGGCCCGGTCTTCCTCATCAACGGCCTGAGCTACGTCGCCGTCCTGGTGGCGCTGTCCACGATCCGCGTGCCCCGGCTCCCGCGGCGCGATCAGGCCTCCATCCTCCAGAGCCTCCGGGCCGGATGGCGCTACGCGGCGGGCTTCGCGCCCATCCGCGCCCTGCTGCTCCTCCTGGCCGGGGTCTCGATGGTGGGCATCCCGTACACGGTGTTGCTCCCCGTCTTCGCGGCCGACGTCTTCGGTGGGAACGCGAGCACGCTCGGTCTGCTGACCTCCAGCGCGGCCACCGGCGCCCTGGCCGGTACGCTGTTCCTGGCCTCGCGCGACTCCATCCGCGGCATCGGCACACTGATCGCGCAGGCGTGCGGGTTGTTCGGGGTGGGTCTGATCGGCTTCTCGCTGGCCCGCACGCCCTGGACCGGCTCGCTGCTGCTCGTGTTCGCCGGCTTCGGGGTGATCGTCACCACGGCCGGCATCAACACCGTCCTGCAGACCCTCGTGGAGGAGGAGATGCGCGGCCGCGTGATGAGCCTCTACACCGTGGCCTTCGTGGGCCTGAGCCCGTTCGGCAGCCTGACCGGCGGCTGGTTGGCGGCGCACCTGGGCGCCCCCGTCACCGTGGCGCTGGGCGGCGCCGGCTGCCTGGTGCTCTCCGCCTGGTTCGCGCGGGTGCTCCCCGCGCTGCGTGAGGAGGCGCGTCCCGTGCTCGTGGCCCGCGGCGTCCTGCCCGAGGTCGCCGAGGGCGTGTCCACCGCCACCTGGTTCCGGCTGCGGAACTGA
- a CDS encoding amidohydrolase, with amino-acid sequence MTVAFPPSVRAAGRAALLGGLVLLLPASATGQQGREAALSALDARFAHMTDVAMEIWNLAELGYLETESSALLRSELSQAGFRIEAGVAGIPTAFVAEWGSGEPVLGILAEFDALPGINQDAVPTRQPIEGKRAGHACGHHLFGTGSTHAAIAVKEWLEASGTSGTIRLYGTPAEEGGSGKVYMARAGLFEDVDVVLSWHAGDSNFAGPSGNLAVKSAQFRFSGVSAHAAAAPEHGRSALDGVESLNFMANLMREHVPQETRIHYVITSGGSAPNVVPDFAEVYYYVRHPDPEVVKDVFDRLVASAEGAARGTGTTMEYEVIAGAYNRLPNVALQEVMHANLETVGGVEYDAKDRAFAEAIRTSLNNPPPMDQAWAIQPFQFEQTYASADTGDITWLVPSANLSTATWVPGTAAHSWQAIAAGGTPIGAKGMLVAAKTLTLTAIDLYRTPATIAAARAEFDERRGDAFVYEPLLGDREPPLDYRLPVAGR; translated from the coding sequence ATGACCGTCGCGTTTCCCCCTTCCGTCCGCGCAGCCGGTCGGGCCGCCCTGCTCGGCGGGCTCGTCCTCCTGCTCCCGGCCTCCGCCACCGGCCAGCAGGGCCGGGAGGCGGCCCTGTCCGCCCTCGACGCCCGCTTCGCCCACATGACGGACGTCGCGATGGAGATCTGGAACCTCGCGGAGCTGGGGTACCTCGAGACGGAGAGCTCCGCGCTCCTCCGATCGGAGCTGTCCCAGGCCGGATTCCGCATCGAGGCCGGGGTCGCCGGGATCCCCACCGCATTCGTGGCGGAATGGGGGAGCGGTGAGCCGGTGCTCGGCATCCTCGCCGAGTTCGACGCCCTGCCGGGGATCAACCAGGATGCCGTCCCCACCCGGCAGCCCATCGAGGGCAAGCGGGCCGGACACGCCTGCGGGCACCACCTGTTCGGCACCGGCTCGACGCACGCCGCCATCGCCGTGAAGGAGTGGCTGGAGGCGAGCGGGACGTCCGGGACCATCCGCCTCTACGGCACGCCCGCCGAGGAGGGGGGATCGGGCAAGGTGTACATGGCGCGCGCGGGGCTCTTCGAAGACGTGGACGTGGTGCTGTCCTGGCACGCGGGGGACTCCAACTTCGCCGGGCCCAGCGGGAACCTGGCCGTCAAGTCCGCGCAGTTCCGCTTCAGCGGGGTCTCCGCGCACGCGGCGGCCGCGCCGGAGCACGGCCGCTCGGCGCTGGATGGGGTCGAATCGCTGAACTTCATGGCCAACCTCATGCGCGAGCACGTCCCGCAGGAGACCCGCATCCACTATGTCATCACATCGGGTGGGAGCGCGCCCAACGTGGTCCCCGACTTCGCCGAGGTCTACTACTACGTGCGACACCCGGACCCGGAGGTGGTGAAGGACGTCTTCGACCGCCTCGTCGCCAGCGCCGAAGGCGCCGCCCGCGGAACGGGGACGACGATGGAGTACGAGGTGATCGCCGGAGCCTACAATCGCCTGCCGAACGTCGCGCTGCAGGAGGTGATGCACGCCAACCTGGAGACCGTGGGTGGCGTGGAATACGATGCGAAGGACCGCGCCTTCGCCGAGGCCATCCGCACCTCGCTGAACAACCCGCCCCCCATGGATCAGGCCTGGGCCATCCAGCCCTTCCAGTTCGAGCAGACGTACGCGTCGGCGGACACGGGCGACATCACGTGGCTGGTTCCCTCGGCCAACCTCAGCACCGCGACGTGGGTGCCGGGCACGGCCGCGCACAGTTGGCAGGCCATCGCCGCGGGCGGCACCCCGATCGGTGCCAAGGGGATGCTGGTCGCGGCCAAGACACTCACGCTGACGGCGATCGACCTCTACCGTACGCCGGCGACGATCGCGGCCGCCCGCGCGGAGTTCGACGAGCGACGCGGCGATGCGTTCGTCTACGAGCCGCTGCTCGGCGACCGCGAGCCTCCGCTCGACTACCGCCTCCCCGTGGCGGGGCGCTGA
- a CDS encoding type IV pilus twitching motility protein PilT: MPQVDQFLKILVQQEGSDLHLTTGSQPVVRRHGHMTRVKFRELTPRDTETLLHEIMTPEQKTRFHEHRELDFAYEIEGLARFRVNVFLQRKGMGAVFRTIPAEILTADQLNLPDAVRKLCMLTKGLVLVTGPTGSGKSTTLAAMVDLINETRADHILTIEDPIEFTHENKKSLVNQREVGATTRSFANALRAALREDPDVILVGEMRDRETVELGLTAAETGHLVFGTLHTNSAPKTVDRIIDVFPADQQTQVRSMLAESLKGVVSQLLLRKKGGTGRVAALEIMIGTPAISALIRENKLHQIPSMIQTGKKDGMQLLDQHILEFLMAGSIDAQEAYMRAHNKATFLQYLEKEPSRTAG; encoded by the coding sequence ATGCCCCAAGTGGATCAGTTCCTCAAGATCCTCGTGCAGCAGGAGGGATCGGACCTGCACCTGACCACCGGCTCCCAGCCGGTGGTGCGCCGTCATGGTCACATGACGCGGGTGAAGTTCCGGGAGCTGACGCCACGGGACACCGAGACGCTCCTGCACGAGATCATGACGCCGGAGCAGAAGACGCGCTTCCACGAGCACCGCGAGCTGGACTTCGCGTACGAGATCGAGGGTCTGGCCCGCTTCCGGGTGAACGTGTTCCTCCAACGGAAGGGGATGGGTGCGGTCTTCCGGACCATCCCGGCCGAGATCCTGACCGCGGACCAGCTCAACCTGCCCGACGCGGTACGGAAGCTCTGCATGCTGACGAAGGGGCTGGTGCTGGTGACCGGGCCCACCGGGTCGGGCAAGAGCACCACGCTGGCCGCCATGGTGGACCTCATCAACGAGACGCGCGCCGATCATATCCTCACCATCGAGGATCCGATCGAGTTCACGCACGAGAACAAGAAGTCCCTCGTGAACCAGCGGGAGGTGGGCGCCACGACCCGGAGCTTCGCCAACGCCCTCCGTGCTGCGCTCCGTGAGGACCCCGACGTGATCCTGGTCGGCGAGATGCGGGACCGCGAGACCGTGGAGCTGGGGCTCACGGCCGCCGAGACCGGGCACCTGGTCTTCGGCACGCTGCACACCAACTCCGCGCCCAAGACCGTGGACCGGATCATCGACGTCTTCCCCGCCGATCAGCAGACGCAGGTGCGGTCCATGCTGGCGGAGTCGTTGAAAGGCGTGGTCTCGCAGCTCCTGCTCCGCAAGAAGGGTGGAACGGGGCGGGTGGCCGCGCTGGAGATCATGATCGGAACGCCCGCGATCTCGGCGCTGATCCGCGAGAACAAGCTCCACCAGATCCCGTCCATGATCCAGACGGGCAAGAAGGACGGGATGCAGTTGCTGGATCAGCACATCCTGGAGTTCCTGATGGCCGGCAGCATCGACGCGCAGGAGGCCTACATGCGCGCCCACAACAAGGCCACCTTCCTCCAGTATCTCGAAAAGGAGCCCAGCCGCACGGCGGGCTGA
- a CDS encoding ABC transporter permease: MSADELRVVRWADAVLGHVLPPDRSPAVIGDLHERADGLLARGDRPSAVGQMYAREAASLVLHYLPARLLGSQRARRRSRHAPTDRIRPMRADLRHALRALRRRPAFTAIVVATLALGIGANTAVFTVVRGLVLRPLPYPAPEELVALWLEFRRDPDVAGFAIVASEPEYLEFSAATSAFAGLAAYWTSRVNLVGDPQPQRVRSANVSADFLDVLRVSVAHGRDFAAGEDHPDAARVAILTDGLWTRAFGRDLSIIGRSISIDGRSEQVIGVLPPDFAFPGEDVDLLRPVRIDPAAPAGRSSHYLSVIGRLRPGLDLDAGRADARAVAARLEEARPGEHGVTARHPVQVEGLQARLTGPVRPALWTLSGAALLVLLIACANVANLFYVRTQGRVRELGIRRALGARRRTLVGHLALESLLLSAGGAVLGVALAAIGIPGLLALGSPGGSAGNASVRVDGLVVAFASLLALAVAAVLGLAPARTVTRTERLGLQERGTTLDRSRARVQSGLLLGQLALAVLLLIGAGLLSRNLLALVRVDPGFDPDGAVAVTFALDAARYPSPGSVVDFHTRLEDALASRAGIEAAGSVRVLPLSGGAGLETLTASGVADADEGVNAAYQVASPGWFGALRIPLRRGRGFNREDGATAPPVVLVSETMARRFWPQGNAIGQTLQMGASADNGNPVMTIVGIVGDVMQAELAGEPTPQFYVPQAQAGAIYGGFGLREATLVVRGSDTPAATFAQVRAVLADLDPTLPLADLRDVSAVIRGSLADERFLSILLTLFSALALGLAAIGVYGVVAQRVVARTREIGVRIALGADRRRVVATVVKRSLSLTLAGCAVGVVGALVAGQWLGSFLRMVSVRDPLAFLSGPLLLVAVAALAAWVPARRAAGVDPVEALRGD, from the coding sequence GTGAGCGCCGACGAGCTGCGCGTGGTGCGTTGGGCGGACGCGGTGCTCGGCCACGTGCTGCCGCCGGACCGCTCCCCCGCGGTGATCGGCGATCTGCACGAGCGGGCGGACGGTCTCCTCGCGCGTGGGGACCGTCCCTCGGCGGTCGGCCAGATGTACGCGCGGGAGGCCGCGTCGCTGGTCCTGCACTATCTGCCCGCGCGTCTGCTGGGATCGCAGCGCGCGCGCCGACGGTCTCGCCACGCTCCCACCGACCGGATCAGGCCCATGCGTGCCGACCTGCGCCATGCGCTGCGTGCCTTGCGCCGCCGTCCCGCCTTCACCGCGATCGTCGTGGCCACCCTGGCCCTCGGCATCGGTGCGAACACCGCGGTCTTCACGGTGGTGCGGGGCCTCGTATTGCGCCCGCTGCCCTATCCGGCTCCCGAGGAGCTCGTGGCCCTGTGGCTGGAATTCCGGCGCGATCCGGACGTGGCGGGATTCGCGATCGTCGCATCGGAGCCGGAATACCTCGAGTTCTCCGCGGCCACGTCGGCGTTCGCGGGGCTCGCCGCGTACTGGACCAGCCGCGTCAATCTCGTCGGTGATCCGCAGCCGCAGCGGGTACGGTCCGCCAATGTCAGTGCCGACTTCCTGGACGTGCTGCGCGTGTCCGTGGCACACGGGCGGGACTTCGCGGCCGGTGAGGATCATCCCGACGCCGCGCGGGTGGCGATCCTCACGGATGGGCTCTGGACGCGTGCCTTCGGCCGCGACCTGTCGATCATCGGTCGCTCCATCTCGATCGACGGACGCTCCGAGCAGGTGATCGGCGTGCTGCCGCCGGACTTCGCCTTCCCCGGGGAGGACGTCGATCTGCTCCGGCCCGTGCGGATCGATCCCGCGGCGCCTGCCGGCCGCTCGTCCCACTACCTGAGCGTGATCGGTCGCCTCCGTCCGGGCCTGGATCTCGACGCGGGCCGCGCCGACGCGCGGGCGGTGGCCGCCCGTCTGGAGGAGGCACGGCCCGGGGAGCACGGCGTCACCGCGCGCCATCCCGTACAGGTGGAGGGCCTGCAGGCGCGGCTGACGGGGCCGGTGCGCCCGGCATTGTGGACGCTGAGCGGCGCTGCGCTGCTGGTCCTGCTGATCGCCTGCGCCAACGTGGCCAACCTCTTCTACGTCCGGACGCAAGGACGCGTCCGCGAGCTTGGGATCCGCCGCGCCCTGGGCGCGCGACGCCGCACGCTGGTCGGGCATCTCGCGCTCGAGAGCCTGCTGCTGAGCGCGGGTGGAGCCGTGCTGGGTGTCGCGCTGGCGGCGATCGGCATCCCCGGGCTGCTCGCGCTCGGTAGCCCGGGTGGGAGCGCGGGGAATGCGAGCGTGCGGGTCGACGGCCTGGTCGTCGCGTTCGCCAGCCTCCTGGCCCTCGCGGTCGCCGCGGTCCTGGGACTCGCGCCCGCCCGGACCGTGACGCGAACGGAGCGCCTGGGCCTCCAGGAGCGGGGCACGACGCTCGATCGGAGTCGGGCGCGCGTGCAAAGCGGGCTGCTGCTCGGTCAGCTCGCCCTGGCGGTGTTGCTGCTGATCGGGGCGGGCCTGCTCAGTCGGAATCTGCTGGCCCTCGTGCGCGTCGATCCCGGCTTCGACCCCGACGGCGCGGTGGCCGTGACGTTCGCGCTCGATGCGGCGCGCTATCCGTCGCCTGGGAGCGTGGTGGACTTCCACACACGCCTGGAGGACGCGCTGGCCAGCCGCGCCGGGATCGAGGCCGCGGGTTCCGTGCGCGTGCTGCCGCTGAGCGGCGGTGCCGGTCTGGAGACGCTGACGGCCTCGGGGGTCGCCGATGCGGACGAAGGCGTCAACGCCGCCTACCAGGTGGCGAGCCCCGGGTGGTTCGGCGCGCTGCGCATCCCGCTGCGCCGGGGACGCGGGTTCAATCGCGAGGATGGAGCCACGGCCCCGCCGGTGGTCCTGGTCAGCGAGACCATGGCGCGCCGGTTCTGGCCGCAGGGGAACGCGATCGGACAGACCCTGCAGATGGGGGCGTCTGCCGACAACGGCAACCCGGTGATGACGATCGTGGGCATCGTAGGCGACGTCATGCAGGCGGAGCTGGCGGGAGAGCCCACGCCTCAGTTCTACGTGCCCCAGGCGCAGGCGGGCGCCATCTACGGGGGCTTCGGCCTGCGGGAGGCCACGCTGGTCGTGCGTGGTTCGGACACGCCCGCGGCGACCTTCGCGCAGGTCCGCGCCGTACTCGCCGACCTGGACCCCACGCTGCCGCTCGCGGACCTGCGCGACGTCTCCGCGGTGATCCGGGGCTCGCTCGCGGACGAGCGCTTCCTGAGCATCCTGCTCACGCTGTTCTCCGCGCTGGCGCTGGGGCTGGCCGCGATCGGCGTGTACGGCGTCGTGGCCCAGCGGGTCGTGGCGCGGACGCGCGAGATCGGCGTGCGCATCGCCCTGGGGGCCGATCGGAGGCGCGTGGTGGCGACCGTGGTGAAGCGGAGCCTGTCGCTGACCTTGGCCGGCTGCGCGGTGGGCGTGGTCGGCGCTCTCGTGGCCGGACAGTGGCTCGGCAGCTTCCTGCGGATGGTGAGCGTGCGGGACCCGCTCGCATTCCTGTCCGGTCCGCTGCTGCTCGTGGCCGTGGCCGCACTGGCTGCCTGGGTACCGGCCCGTAGGGCTGCGGGTGTGGACCCGGTGGAGGCGCTGCGGGGAGACTAG